In the Sandaracinus amylolyticus genome, CGATCTCGGGCGTCGGCGTGGGCGGGTCGCGCTCGACGAGATGGAGCGCGACGGCGCTCGCGCCGAGGCCGTGACGGCGCAGGAGCGGCGCCCACGCCGTGACGTGCGTGCGCGCGCTCGCGAAGGGGATCCCGTCGCGCACGGGACGCGATCCCTGCGCGCACAGCCGCGCGTAGACGTCGATCAACGCGAGCTCCGTGTCCTGCTCCCGCGATATGGCAAGAGCGTCGACGAGCCGCGATGCATCCGGTCCGACGTCCTCGAGAGCGCGCAGCACTTGGCTCGGCTCCCAGCGGACGTGCACGCCACTCGGGGCACGGTCGCCGAGCGCGAGCAGGAGCTTCGCCGAGTCGAGCGCGGTTCGCCGCCGGAACGCTGCTTCGACGAGGCGCACCCTCTCGCTGTCGATGATCGCATCGTCCGTGACGAGACGTGCGAGCTCCGCCGTCGGCGCGTCGCGCTCGATCGCGGCCCACGCGGCGCGCACCGCGCGGTGTCGCGCGACGTGACGGGCGACATCGGTGCCGCAGAACCTCGTGGTCCGGTCGAGCACACGCTGCGCGCGCTCGATCGAGCCGCAGTGCTCGACGAGCGCGACCACGCCGTCAGGGACGTCCCACTCCTCGTCGTCGAGGAAGATCCATCCGCTCGCGTCGCGCTCGAACGGGATCGCTTCGAACGCCGATTCCAGCGCGAAACCGGCCTCCTCGGCACGCGCGAAGTAGCGCTCGAGCGGCTCGTCCGCCTGGAGCGTCGCGATGAGCAGACGTTCGAGCTGCATGCGACGAGCGTAGCCAGCGACCGCGTCGCATGCTCGCGTGATGGACTTCCTCCCACTCCCACGCGGCGCGACGGGGCTCCGTCACGTCCGCGACGAGCCCTTGCCCTTCATCACGCTCGACGATGCGCGGCGCGCGATCGGGACGATGCTGGCCCCTTCGGGCGCGATCACGTTCGAGCCCGATCCGAAGCCGTGGAGCGTGAAGAGCTTCTACGATCTCCGCGTGCGTCAGCGGGCTTCGACGCTGCGCGTGCTCGTGCACCGCACGCATCCGTGGATCGTGTTCGCCGACGCCGGCCTGCGCTTCGTCGCGCCGCCGCGCGATGCGCTCCCGCCTTCACCATTCGTGCTCGTGCCGCTCGAGGTCCTCGGACATCCCGCGGACGCTGCCGCGCTGTCTCGGCTGGCGCGCGCCGAGATGCAGCAGGTCGCGTACTGGAAGCCGCGCACCGTGGGCGACGTCGTCTTCCAGCACTGGGACTGAGATCAGAGCGCGTGCAGCACGTGGTTCGCGGGGATCTCGAGCTGGGTCACCGGCTCGAGCTCACCGATGCCCGTCTGCTCGTCGACGTCGGCGCGCAGCACCTCGAGCACCTCGCCGTTGCGACGCACCACCACGATCGCGCCCTGCCCCGCCCACCAGCACCGCGCACGCAGCAGCGCGCCCTCGCTCGCCTCGTCGTTGAAGCACGCGCCGACCTCGGTGCCGATCGCGACCGTCTGGATCGGCTCGTCCTCGCAGATCAGCACGAGGCCGATCGCGGTGCGCGGCATCTCCTCGTCGCTCGTCTGCGCGACCTCGGGCTCCGCGAAGCGCAACGCGGCGGTGCACTCGCGCCGCGGCGCGTCCTCGGGTGTCGTGGTGCCGACGTTCGTCGCGCCGCCGCACGCGGCCAGGAGCGCGGCCACCGCGATCATCCACGCCCGCACGATCACTCGTCTCCCGCCGCGATGCCGTAGCTGCGCAGCTTCCGCTGCAGCGTGCGGCGATCGATCCCGAGGCTCGTCGCGGCCTTCGTGATGTTGCCGCCCATGCGCGCGAGCGTCCGCTCGATGTGCGTGCGCTCGAGCTCGGCGAGGCTCATCTCCTCGTCGCTCGACGCCGGCGCGCTCGGCGCGACCACGCGCACGGCGGGAGTCGATGCGCGGGTCGTCGTCGCGCTCGGATGCGCGAACACGCTCGCCGCGATCATCCGGCGGACCAGCTCGCCGTCGAGCACCTCGCCGGTCGCGAAGAGCGACGCGCGGCGCAGCACGTTGAGCAGCTCGCGCACGTTGCCCGGCCACTCGTAGCTGGTGAGCGCCTTGATCGCGTCGGCCGCGAGCTGCCGCGGCGCGCCGCCGATGCGCTCGAGCAGGTGCACCGCGAGCTCGGGCACGTCCTCGACGCGCTCGCGCAGCGGAGGAAGGCGGAGCGGGAACACCTGCAGGCGGAAGTAGAGATCCTCGCGGAAGCGGCCCGCCTGGACCTCGCTCCACAGATCGCGATTCGTCGCCGCGACGATGCGCACATCGACCGGGATCTCGCGTGCCTCGCCGATGCCGCGCACCTTCCGCTCCTCGAGCGCGCGCAAGAGCTTCGCCTGCGACTCGAGCGGGAGCTCGCCGAGCTCGTCGATGAAGAGCGTGCCGCCGTTCGCCTCGCGGAAGAGCCCGAGGCGATCGCCCGTCGCGCCGGTGAACGCGCCCTTCTTGTGGCCGAAGAGCTCGCTCTCGAAGAGATCGCGCGGGACGCACGCCGCGTTGAGCGCGACGAAGCGCCCGTTCTTGCGGGGCGAGCGCAGGTGCAGGTGGCGCGCGACGACCTCCTTGCCGGTGCCGGTCTCGCCGTAGAGCGCGACGGTCTCGTCGGTCGGTCCGACCCGCGCGACGAACGAGCGCACCTCCTCCATCGCCGCGCTGGTCCCGACGAGCGGCGGCGCGAAGTCGCTCGCCGCGCTGCCCGCATCGACCGCGCCACGGCCACGGCGCGCCTCGGCGATCGCCTGATCGAGCAGCGGCTGCAGGATGTCGGCGTCGACGGGCTTCTCGAGGAACGAGAACGCGCCGAGCTTCATCGCCTGCACGGCCGCGTCGACCGAGCCGTGCCCGGTGAGCACGACGAACTTCGTGGGCACGCGCGAGCAGCGGCGCAGCACCTCGAGCCCGTCGAGATCGTCCATCCGCAGATCGAGCAGCGCCGCATCGGGCGGATCGCCTGCCTCCAGCTTGCGCACGCCCTCGTGCCCACCGGCTGCTTCGTCGACGCGATAGCCGAGGCGACCGAGCGCCTTGCGCATCGCGAAGCGGAACGCTGCGTCGTCGTCGACGACCAGCACGCGACCGTCGCTGGTGCTCACGCCGGGACCTCCCGGGCGAGGCCCTCGCGCGGTGCGCTGCTCGCCGTGCGGATCGCGCCTGCGCGCGCGGCGGGCAGCACCACGCGCGCCCGCGTGCCTCCACCCTCGCGCGGCACCAGCTCGATGGTTCCCTGCATGGCGCGAACGAGCATGTACGAGGTGTAGAGCCCGAGTCCCGTGCCCTGTCCAGGCGGCTTCGTCGTCGCGAACGGCTCGAACAGACGCTGCCGGAATTCTTCGGAGATCCCCGGCCCGTCGTCGTCGATGACGAGCTCCACGCGACCCTCTGCCTCGTCGTAGCGCGCCGAGACGTAGACGCGCCCGTCGTCCTGCTCGCGCACCGCGTCGTACGCGTTCTGCAGCAGGTTCACGATGACCTGCACCAGTCGATCACGATCCGCGACCACACCGAGCTGATCGACGCCCTCGCCGATCTCGACCGGAGGCGCGCGACGCATGCCCGCGAACACCAGCGCGCGGGCGCGCTCGACGACCGCGGCGAGCGGGACCTCGCCCTGCATCTCGGCGCGCACCACGTCGCCGCCGGTCAGGAGGCCCTGCGTGATGCGGCCGAGGCGGCGCGTCTCGTCCTGCACGATCGCCGCGCTCTCCGCGGCATCCGCGATCAAGCGCGAGCGCGTGTCGGCCGCGCTCTCGTGCTCGAGGTCGCGCAGCACCTTCTGCATGTCGGCGGCGAGCGTGCGGATCGTCGCGAGCGGCGTGTTGAGCTCGTGCGCGACGCCGGTGGTCACGCGACCGAGGCTCGCGAGACGCTCCGCGAGGATGAGGCCGCGCTCGTCGATCACGCTGCTGGTGCGGTCGAGGTAGAGGTTCATCGCGCGGCGCGGACCACCCTTGCGCGCGCCCGCCGTCGCGAGCGGGAACACGAGCATCTCGTACACGCGCTCGATGCCCTCGACCGTCGCGGCGAAGCGACAACGCCCGGGCTCCG is a window encoding:
- a CDS encoding sigma-54-dependent transcriptional regulator yields the protein MSTSDGRVLVVDDDAAFRFAMRKALGRLGYRVDEAAGGHEGVRKLEAGDPPDAALLDLRMDDLDGLEVLRRCSRVPTKFVVLTGHGSVDAAVQAMKLGAFSFLEKPVDADILQPLLDQAIAEARRGRGAVDAGSAASDFAPPLVGTSAAMEEVRSFVARVGPTDETVALYGETGTGKEVVARHLHLRSPRKNGRFVALNAACVPRDLFESELFGHKKGAFTGATGDRLGLFREANGGTLFIDELGELPLESQAKLLRALEERKVRGIGEAREIPVDVRIVAATNRDLWSEVQAGRFREDLYFRLQVFPLRLPPLRERVEDVPELAVHLLERIGGAPRQLAADAIKALTSYEWPGNVRELLNVLRRASLFATGEVLDGELVRRMIAASVFAHPSATTTRASTPAVRVVAPSAPASSDEEMSLAELERTHIERTLARMGGNITKAATSLGIDRRTLQRKLRSYGIAAGDE
- a CDS encoding ATP-binding protein; translated protein: MSSASQWHALLHGAEGAADSGAFATEPDDFRDSRVRWLIRLRWGAITFIALGAIFSWAGLFPGLHAPMLACIAIVAAGYNTILAIRRTHHPRAGIVHAIVDMAILTAVLWASGGVHTPFIANYIFHVAVVGILGGARATFIAAGVALLASAALWATEHVSALRIATWDPVAPWDLISELVAFGGVLGAVAYIVSHAVRELRERELALARIGDAVALEYEVLSNTLSELDAGLEVVDGDGTVIWRNKRAAELSPYAQAGGIWSCPGEHRPCQGKVEGECPVRRALAASEPGRCRFAATVEGIERVYEMLVFPLATAGARKGGPRRAMNLYLDRTSSVIDERGLILAERLASLGRVTTGVAHELNTPLATIRTLAADMQKVLRDLEHESAADTRSRLIADAAESAAIVQDETRRLGRITQGLLTGGDVVRAEMQGEVPLAAVVERARALVFAGMRRAPPVEIGEGVDQLGVVADRDRLVQVIVNLLQNAYDAVREQDDGRVYVSARYDEAEGRVELVIDDDGPGISEEFRQRLFEPFATTKPPGQGTGLGLYTSYMLVRAMQGTIELVPREGGGTRARVVLPAARAGAIRTASSAPREGLAREVPA